The nucleotide sequence ACGCCGGCTACGTGTTGAACGATCAAACGGTTGAGGCCTTGGTGCGCCAGTCACTGTCGCACGCCGACGCCGGTGCCGACATCATCGGGCCGTCGGACATGATGGACGGCCGCATTGGCGCGATTCGCGATGGCTTGGAAAACGCGGGGTTCATTCACACCTGCATTATGTCGTACGCGGCCAAGTACGCGTCGTCGTACTACGGGCCGTTTCGCGATGCGGTCGGCAGCGCCGGCAATTTGGGCAAGGCCGATAAAAAGACCTACCAAATGGATCCGGCCAATGTCGACGAGGCGGTCCAAGAAGCGGCCATGGATTTGGCTGAGGGTGCGGACTTTTTGATGGTCAAACCCGGGCTGCCGTATTTAGACGTCATCGCCCGGTTAAAGGCTGATTTGAAGGCGCCCGTCACCGCCTACCATGTCAGCGGCGAGTACGCGATGTTGGAAGCCGCCGCCGCCAACGGCTGGCTGGACCGGGACAAGGTCATGTTGGAAACCTTGATGTCGTTTAAACGCGCCGGTGCCGACGCAATTTTGACCTATCACGCGCTGGATGCGGCGCGTCTGTTGCAAGGGTAGGTTGAGGTTTGGGCCCGCTGCCCCGATCATTACCCCTGACTCGCTAACTAACTCAAGGAACCGACATGAGCGACCTGATCAAACATATTTCCGACGACAGCTTTGACGCCGACGTCCTGACCTCATCCGTGCCCGTGCTGGTCGACTTTTGGGCCGAATGGTGTGGTCCGTGCAAAATGATTGCACCGGTTTTGGAAGAGCTGGCGGGCGAATACGAAGGCCGCGTTCAGATCACCAAACTGGACGTTGACCAAAACCGCGCCAGCGCTGAAAAATACGGCGTTCGCGGCATCCCGACGCTGATGTTGTTCGAGGGTGGCGAAGCCAAGGCGACCAAGGTCGGCGCCCTAAACAAATCCCAGTTGGCGGCCTTCCTCGAAGAGCAGCTGT is from Litorivicinus lipolyticus and encodes:
- the trxA gene encoding thioredoxin TrxA, whose product is MSDLIKHISDDSFDADVLTSSVPVLVDFWAEWCGPCKMIAPVLEELAGEYEGRVQITKLDVDQNRASAEKYGVRGIPTLMLFEGGEAKATKVGALNKSQLAAFLEEQL
- the hemB gene encoding porphobilinogen synthase; its protein translation is MQTQPSRQFPKTRLRRVRRTEFLRAMVRESSLTPADLILPFFVQPGRQLASPIPSMPGVSRLSIDLAVEQAKQARDLGISALAVFPVTPSEVKSLDAAEAWNPDGLAQQTMRAIKDAVPDIGIMSDAALDPFTTHGQDGIIDDAGYVLNDQTVEALVRQSLSHADAGADIIGPSDMMDGRIGAIRDGLENAGFIHTCIMSYAAKYASSYYGPFRDAVGSAGNLGKADKKTYQMDPANVDEAVQEAAMDLAEGADFLMVKPGLPYLDVIARLKADLKAPVTAYHVSGEYAMLEAAAANGWLDRDKVMLETLMSFKRAGADAILTYHALDAARLLQG